The proteins below come from a single Vanacampus margaritifer isolate UIUO_Vmar chromosome 10, RoL_Vmar_1.0, whole genome shotgun sequence genomic window:
- the LOC144059209 gene encoding protein RD3, producing the protein MFPWSAVFSLEPKVPGQRSTEELVTNTLMLELGAMVKRTERIRLERAAESRRRRSSGSCSSSSADYSWLAKAPNPQPYQLTPNDLLELQDLCAKVPPAQCGPVIVRFRRLVSQMEPEVYEVPRLFRSALRDCLEELAGDAGEVQHSMQMKQQRSKSLSFVTFRSKFRTGHFSRGSGPRGSRGDLQQQVDWWDDEQEEEEDDGEEREQEAIRARASKGRSRSMPDMTPLEQSAQA; encoded by the exons ATGTTTCCTTGGTCTGCCGTCTTCTCCCTGGAGCCCAAAGTGCCGGGCCAGCGCAGCACAGAGGAGCTGGTCACCAACACGCTGATGCTGGAGCTGGGCGCCATGGTCAAGCGCACCGAGCGCATCCGCCTGGAGCGGGCCGCCGAGAGTCGGCGCCGCCGGTCGAGCGGCAGCTGCAGTTCTTCCTCCGCGGACTACAGCTGGCTGGCCAAGGCGCCCAACCCGCAACCCTACCAGCTGACGCCCAATGACCTGCTGGAGTTGCAGGACCTCTGCGCCAAGGTGCCGCCTGCCCAGTGCGGCCCTGTTATTGTCAG ATTCAGGAGGCTGGTGTCCCAGATGGAGCCGGAGGTCTACGAGGTCCCGCGTCTGTTTCGCTCGGCCCTCCGCGACTGCCTGGAGGAGCTCGCAGGGGACGCAGGAGAAGTGCAGCACAGCATGCAAATGAAGCAGCAGCGCAGCAAGAGCCTGTCCTTCGTCACATTCCGCAGCAAGTTCCGAACGGGCCACTTCTCCAGGGGCAGCGGCCCGAGGGGCTCCAGGGGCGACCTGCAGCAACAGGTGGATTGGTGGGACGacgagcaggaggaggaggaagatgatggAGAGGAACGGGAGCAGGAGGCCATCAGGGCTCGCGCCAGTAAGGGGAGGAGCAGGAGCATGCCGGACATGACACCTTTGGAACAAAGTGCACAGGcatga